The nucleotide sequence TTCCGGCGCGGCTGAAGCTGACCTCGCTCAACGAGCCCGGCTCGCTGGCGCAGATCGCCCAGGTGATCGGCGAGCGCGACGGCAACATCGACAATGTCCGGATGTCGCGCCGCTCGCCGGATTTCACCGAGGTCACCATCGATATCGAGGTCCACGACCTCAAGCACCTCAATGCCATCATCGCCGACCTGCGCACCAAATCGGTGGTGTCGTCGGTCGAGCGCTACAATGGCTGAGTTGATCCACTTGGCGTCGTCCCGGGCGAGGCTTCAGCCGAGATCCGGGACCGTCCGCAGGGAAGGGCAGCTTTTCCTGATGGCGATCCCGGGTCGCGGGCCTTCGGCCCTTGCCCGGGACGACAGGAAACGTCTGGCGTCGCCCCGGCCGAGCGCAGTAGCGCGACCCGGGGTGACGATCTCTCCCTTGTCGTCCCGGGCGAGGCTTCAGCCGAGATCCGGGACCGTCCGCAGGGAAGGGCACCTCTTCCTGACGGCGATCCCGGGTCGCGGGCCTTCGGCCCTTGCCCGGGACGACAGGAAACGTCTGGCGTTGCCCCGGGCGAGCGCAGTTGCGCGACCCGGGATGACGAGGGGACGAGATCGTCGCCGCAACCGTATGAGTTATTGGAGGACGTCGTGCCAGTTCCGCCGCTTCGCCTCGGCGTCAATATCGACCACGTCGCAACGCTGCGGAATGCCCGCGGCGGCGCCCACCCCGACCCGGTGCGGGCGGCCCACGCCGTGCTGGCGGCTGGCGCCGACGGCATCACCTTCCACCTGCGCGAGGATCGCCGTCACATCCGCGATGACGACGTCCGTCGCCTCAAGGCCGAGATCGCCGCGCCGCTCAATTTCGAGATGGCGGCGACGGCGGAGATGATGGCGATCGCGCTTGCCACCCGGCCGCATTCCTGCTGCCTGGTGCCGGAGCGGCGCGAGGAGCGCACCACCGAGGGCGGGCTCGACGTCGAGGCCGCCCGCGCGGCGCTCGCGCCCTATGTCGGCCGTCTGGTCGAGGCCGGCATCCAGGTGTCGCTGTTCATCGCCCCCGACCCGGTGCAGATCGCGGCGGCGGCGGCGG is from Blastochloris viridis and encodes:
- a CDS encoding pyridoxine 5'-phosphate synthase → MPVPPLRLGVNIDHVATLRNARGGAHPDPVRAAHAVLAAGADGITFHLREDRRHIRDDDVRRLKAEIAAPLNFEMAATAEMMAIALATRPHSCCLVPERREERTTEGGLDVEAARAALAPYVGRLVEAGIQVSLFIAPDPVQIAAAAAVGAPAIEFHTGHWADFVTAGQTVEAEAEFARIIAGARQAHALGIEVHAGHGLDCATSETIAAVAEIVELNTGHFIIGEAVFEGLAAVIGAMRAAMERGRSRAVTA